CCAGTAGCTGTCGCCGCGCTCGCGCAGGGTGGACTCGAGCTGCGCCAGCACCGCCAGGTCGACCTGCGCGGCGTCAGGATTCCCGGAACGCGCCGCCCCGATCGTCCGGGCGAAGCGCGTCACCCCCTCGACAAAGGGGAGGGCGTCGACCGGGACGCGGAGGGAGGCGGCCGCCGCCCAGTCGTTGCGCTCCAGTGCGAAGCGCGCGGGCATCGCAGTGAAGTTGTAGCCGAGCAGCCCGGCGTAGAAGCGGTCGGGGTTCTGCACGGCGCGCTCGACGACCTGCCGGGCCGCCTCGTCCTGCCCGAGCTGGAGGTGGGCGTAGACCAGGTAGTCCATGGGGTGAACGGCCGCGTTCGAGTCCGGCTCCGCGCGCGCCGATCGAGCATTGGTCTCGATCGATTCGTGCCAGTCGCCCAGCCGGGTGAAGATGTGCGAGGGCATGTGCAGCGCGTGCGGGGCCGACGGCGCGATCTCGGCGTATGCTCTCGCCGCGTCGCGTCCGCGCGCCGCCAACGCCGGTGCATCGTAGGCGTGAATGAGGTAGTGGGCCAGTCCGGGGTGGTCGGGCTGGGCGTCGAAGAGCGGCTGCATCATCTCCGCCGCGGCGAGCTGGCGGGCGAAGGTGAGGTCGTCGGGTGGTGAGTTCGCGATCATTGCGCGCCCATAGAAGATCGCCGCCTCGTGGTCCTCGGGGTGGGCGGCGTACAGGGCGGCGAGCGCCTCCTCCTGAGCGGTGATGCGCGAGCCGAAGTCGCGATCGGCCGGACCCGAGTAGTAGGCGACGACCGCATCGGCATACATCTGCTCCCGATGGGACTGCGACGCCGCCAGTCGATGTGCCTCTTCCGCCGCTTCGAGGCCGGCGCGGAGCGCGTCTTCGGGGGGCACCGCGCGGGTCATGGGGTTCCCCATCAGCGTCATGGCTAGGCCCCAGTGCGCCATGGCACAGGTGGGATCCGCCTCCGCAAGTTGACGAAATGCTTCTTCCGCCACGGTGAACCAGAGGGAGTGAAGCATGGCGACCGCCCGGTTCAGCTCGTCCGCTACCTCCGCCGCACAACTGGAGGCGAACGTGACGGTGCCGAGTGTCTCCGGATCACCGGCGGGATGATCGTGTTCCTGGGCCCCGGCGACGGGGACATTGAAGAGGACGAGGAGGACGGCGGCGGTCGCGACCTGGTGGGCGCGGCCACGGGCGGAGCGGGGGAGGAGAGACATGGCGAACCTCCGGAGCTGCGGTGGAGGCCGGCGATCCGGGCGGAGGGGTACGCGCCCGGGGGTGTGAGCGACGCTCGATCGAGGATGAGCGCGCTGGATCAAAGGATGTGTGTCGTGCGCGGTGGGGGCAACGATCATGCGACGGCAAGACGGATCCCACCGCAAATGTTCTCGCGATGGGATCCGTGCGGGACGGGGTTGCTACCAGGAAGCGAAGTTCCCGCAGAACGATGCCTTGTCCGTTCCGCGCAGTGACTGCAGCGGCTCCACATACGCCGCATTCATGACCGCCCGCGGAGCGAAGTGGAGCTTCCCGTTGGCGTTGGTCACGAAGATCTTGCCGAAATGGTCGATGCCGAGCGCGTGGCCGTTCTCGTGGATGGCGACCGACTGCAGATCGATCGCGTCCACGGCACTGGGGTCATTGCCCACCCAGAAGTAGCCGAGGTTGTACCAGATCTCGGCGAGCGCCGCGTCGGCTCGGCCGTTGTTGTCGATGTCGGTGGCGTTCCCGTTGTCGTCGACGAAGGCGTAGGTGAACGTGACCCCGAGCACCTCCGGCGGCATCAACATCCAGCCCGCCAGGATGATGTCCGCGGCCCAGTCCACTACCAGGGAGTCCTCGACCACGATAGGGGGTGTTCCGTCGTCGGGCACGCGCACCAGGTCGACCTCGCCACAGGGGAGTGCTTCCCAGGGTTCGAAGGTGGAGGCGAGGAAGTCACCGAGGTATTCGACGCCGGGGAAGCTCGCGCGAGTGAAGGCGAAGGCCGCGCTCTCGTCGATCAGGTAGGTGAGCTCCTTCCCCGTTGCTCCGCGTCGCGGGTCGCCCGGGACCCAGAAGATGGACATCCGCTTCGTCCGATCGTTGGCGAAGATGGTCGTGCCAACGTCGGCCGGTGCGCCGGGAGCGAGTAGCAGGTCGGCGCTCTGCACGCGCAGAGTCGCTCCGCTCGCGGTGAGCCTGGCGTTGATCTCCGCCAGGCGGTTCTCGAAGAAGCCAGCGACCTCGCCGGTCGCCTCCGCGGGCACCGCGAGGAACTCCGGGTTCAGGGCACGAGCCAGGTTCGGATCGCCGGGCACCAGCCCCGTGCTGGGGAGGTCCGAACAGGCGGCGAGGACGAGGACGCCCGCAGCGGTCAGCGCGGCACTTCGGATCGGGTGCATCGAGGACTCCTGTCGGTCGGTGGGGGAGGAGGGCTCCCGACAACTGCGCTCCGGAAAGAGCGGCAGGTAGATGGCGACAGCTCGGGAGGGCTGGAGTGTCGCCTGCGTCACCCTGCGCCTAAAACGTACGTTTGTCAAGGCGCTCGGCGAGGCGTCGGCCTCGAGCGGGAAATGCTGGATTTTCGCGCCGCACCGTCCCAGACTAAGAGGAAGATCCTACCCACTCCCAACCCCCAGGCGAGATCCTGCGATGCGGCGTAGACAATTCCTTCGTTCCGGGGTCGCGGCAGGAGCCACGGCCCTCGGCGCCCTGAAACTTTCCCCTGTCGAGGCCCTGGCCGAGGAGATGCGCATGACCACCGGTTCCGGTTCGGCGGGCGAGATCAAGCAGTCGGTATGCAAGTGGTGCTATCCGGACATCCCGCTCGACGAGTTTGCCGCCGCGGTCAAGCAGATCGGCATACAGTCAGTGGAGCTGCTCTCCCCGGACGACTTTCCTATCCTGAAGAAGCACGGCCTGATCTGCGCAATGGTGAACGGCCCCAGCGCAATCAACAACGGTTGGAATCGCCTGGAGAACCACGACCGTTTCGTCCCCGCCTTCGAGGAGCGCATCCGCCAGGTGGCGGAGGCCGGTTTCCCCAACGTGATCTGCTTCTCCGGCAACCGGGACGGGATGGACGACGAGGAGGGGCTGGAGAACTGCGTGGTGGGGTTGCGGCGGATCCTTCCCACCGCGGAGCGCTACGGCGTGACCATCTGCATGGAGCTGCTCAACAGCAAGGTCGACCACCCCGACTACATGTGCGATCACACCGCCTGGGGGGTCGAGCTGGTGAAGCGGCTCGACTCAGAGCGCTTCAAGCTGCTCTACGACATCTACCACATGCAGATCATGGAGGGGGATGTCATCCGCACGATCCGCGAGAATCACCAGTACATCGCGCACTACCACACCGCCGGTAATCCCGGCCGCCACGAGCTCGACGAGTCCCAGGAGCTCTACTATCCCGCCATCATGCGGGCCATCAAGGAGACCGGCTTCCAGGGTTACGTGGCGCAGGAGTTCGTGCCCACGCGGGAGCCGCTGGTGTCGCTGGCGGAGGCGTATCGGGCGTGTGATGTGTGAGGGGGCAAGGTGACAAGGTGACAAGGTGACAAGGTGACAAGGTGGCAAGGTGGCAAGGTGACAAGGTGACAAGGTGAGGGGCGGGGCAGGCTCGCCTGTACCGGCAGGCCGAAGGCAATCTGGATTCCGGCAGCTTCGTTCATCCGTGCACCCGTTCACTTGTCACCTTGTCACCTTGTCAGCCTGTCACCCCCTACCCGGCCCCCCACCGCCGTCCTCCTTGTCTCCAGCAGGCTGCCGACCAATCTTACACCCAGCCTCCCGCCACCCCTCCGCACATGGGAAGCTCCACTCCGTCGCAGCGTCGGCAGCTGGTCGCCGTCTGGTTCGCGGACATCGTGGGCTTCAGCGACCTCGCCTCCGCCAACGAAGATGATGCCGTCCGGCTGGTCGACGCCTTCCAGGCCTGCGCCTCCGAGCACGTGCAGCGCCAGGGCGGGCGCATCGTCAAGTACGTGGGCGATGCAGCGCTGGCGGAGTTCCATAGTACCGAGCAGGCGGCCCACTCGGCCTGCGACCTCGTTCAGGATTTCGTGACGCGCTTTGGCGCCCAGCTCCGCGTAGGACTCCACGTTGCGGACGTCGCCGTCGGCAAGGACGAGGATCTGCTGGGCGACGGGGTGAACCTCGCGGTGCGGCTGCAGGCGGAGGCGGATCCGGGCGAGGTGGTGGTCAGCGAGGATGCCTGGCGCCAACTGCGGCAACGCGAGGGGTTCACCTGGGAGGAGATCGGCGAACGCCGCGTGCGCGGGCAGGTGGAGCCGGTGAGGCTCTTCCGCGTGCGTCTAGCGGAGGAGCCGGTCGTGCCTTCCGAGCCCCGTCCGCCCGACGCCCTCGACCGCGCCCGCCGCGGTTTCCGACGCCGCGGCGGCTCGCGCCTCCGCCTGCCGGACGCGCGACGGATGACGGTGGGAATCGCGACCGCCGTGCTCATCGGTGTTGCCGGGCTCGCAATCAGGGCGCGATCCGATGGATGGCTCGCCGCCCTGGGCGGGTATGGCGGCTCCTCCGACCCTTCCGCGGACAGCCTCGCCGACATTCCTTCCTACGATCCGACCCGCATCGCAGTCCTCTACTTCGACGACTACAGCGACGACCAGAGCCTCGGTTACATGGCCAGTGCCGCGACAGAGGCACTGATCAATTCCCTGGACGACGTGGAGGGGCTGACCGTCGTCCCGGAGGTCGCGGTCAAGCCTTTCCGTCACAGCGACATTCCACTGGACTCCATCATCTTCGCCCTGAAGGTCGGGACCGTCATCGACGGGAACCTGACCAGGTCGGGCGATCGCATCCGTGTGACGGCGCAGCTGATCGACGGCAACTCCGGCGAGCAACTGGGCAGCGGCAGGCTGGACTACGTTGGCACCGACGTGCTCGAGCTGCAGGAGAAGGTGGTCGACCTGCTCGGCAGGGTGCTTCGCTCCCAGCTGGGGCGCGAGATCCGGATGCGGGAGATCGAGCGCTCGACGGATAGCCCGCGCGCGTACGAAGCATTGATGCGGGCGGAATCGTACCGGGAGGAATATCAGCGGCTGAGGCGATGGGACGACGAAGCCGCTCGGCGCGCCCTGCATCGGGCCGACACCATGGTGGCTCGCGCAGAGTCGCTCGATCCCCGGTGGGCGGAGCCCGTGATCCGGCGAGCCTGGTACCTGCGGGATCTTTCCATTCTGGAGGGACCGCTTCCGGGATATCTGGATGACTACTGGAGTGGGCAGGCGCTCACGCACGCCGAGCGCGCGGTAGCCCTCGACGGCGCGGCGGCGTACGAGATTCGTGGACTGCTTCGGTTCGGTCTGGCGATGAATGCGACGGGGGAGGAGCGCCAGCGACTGTTCAGTCAAGCGGAGGCCGATTTGAGGGAGGCCACGGCACTCGACGAGAGCCGCACGGTGGCGTGGGTGAAGTTGAGCGAACTGCTCGTAAGCCAGGGACGCTTCTCCGAGGCCGTCCTGGCGTCCGAACGGGGAAGTCGGGCAGACGCCTTCCTGAGCAACAACGTCGACGCCCTTCACCAGGCCTATTACAGCGCTCTGCAGATTGGAGCCACCGAAGAGGCGAACGATCTATGTTTGCAGGGCAGGGTGCGCTTCCCCACCTCCGCCGACTTCGTGCTCTGCCGCCTCTTCGCGTTGGCGTCCTTCCCCGAAGTCGAGCCTGACCTCGCGCACGCCCAGGCGCTGGTGGACACGCTTGCGCAGCTCGTTCCACAGGACGATCAGAGCGTGTTTCGTGCTTACGGTATCATGCTCAGCGCCGAGGTCGCAGCTCGTGCGGGCCTGCGCGACAGCGCGGAAGCGCTAATTCGTCAGTCCCGCTCGGTAAATGATTTCCCTATGCTCAGCTATAACGAGGCGCACGCGAGGCTCTTGCTCGGCGAGCAGCAGGAGGCCGTGCAGCTCCTCGAAAAGTGGCTCGAAGTCGATCCGGACACAGCGTATCTGGCCGGCGACTGGTGGTTCGAAGGGCTGCACGACAACTCCCGCTTCCGCGCGCTCCTGGGCCGCCACGACCCCCGGTTAATACCCGGGTCGCGGCCACGCTAGGCCGGTGTGCGACTCGCAACGTCGAGCTGGCGTTCGAGCGCGAGCAAGTCCAGGTAGGCTGCGTCCGCCACCTCCGCAGCCTGCCGAAGCTGGGCGGTTGCTTCCTTCAGGTTGGCAGCCTGGGTGCTGACCGCCTCCCGCGTGATCAGCCCCGAGCGGATGATTAGCTTGGGGTCTACATACAGCGCCTGCCCCGGGGCGTCGGTCAGCTGGGCGAATACCCAGAAGTAGTACTCCTCCGGAGCGTGCCGCGTTTTCCCGGTGTCGGTCGTGTGTGTCGAGCCGGAGAAGTAGCGCTTGTTGCCAGTGAAGGGCACCTTGTTCATGTCGGGAAACCCGACGCTCCACTGACCGACCGGCGGATCCGCCCGCCAGATGACGTTGTCCCCAGGGCCCGCCTCGAAATTCTGCTCCTTACCATCCTGGTCCACCACCTTCAAACCGTTGTCCACGATACGGATGGTGAGCGTGATCGTGTCAGGCATGGGGCACCTCCGGAGGTGGGATTGTTAACAGCGCCGCCCAGTGGGAGCGGCCGGCGGGGATGTCACGGATCGACCAAAAACGGGCAGGTCCGCGGGTGCGGATTAGCGGTCGAGAAAGGAGGAGCGGCAACGACGCCGGCGTGAAAGAGGAACTACCCGGGGGTGTGTGCAGAATGTTGGGGCCAAGATGCGCTAAAGCAAGGATCTCGCGCGGGCACAAGACGGCGCAGAGGAAGGAGTGTGAATTGCGAATTGCTGGACGGCAATTTTGATTTTTGCTTGTATCCTCACCTGATGAGCGCGTCATGCTGAGCAAAGCGAAGGATCGCAAGCCGAAACCGTGCCTTCCGGCGATCCTTCGCTGTCGCTCAGAATGACATTGCCCGCATTACCCAATTCAAAATTACAATTCAGAATTGAGCGGCGGTTATCCGCAATTCGTAATTCGTAATTCGTAATTCGTAATTCGTAATCGTCGTCTCACCCGCCACGAGTTTCTCCCAGCGCCCGCACCCGCGCGTCCAGCTCCTCCATCCGGAGGTGGACGGTGACGATGTACGGCTCTTCGCCCTCGGTCCAGTGGCCGTAGGTAGTGGCGACGATGGTTCCGTCGGGTAGCAGCTCCAGCGCCGGATAGGTCGAATCCCACTGGCGCTTGTTGTCCATGATGCGCACGCGATACTGCCCCTCGCGCCCCTCGAGCAGGTCCTCGTAGGTCCCCACCCAGGCGAGCCAGTCGCCTTTGGTCGGGGACTCGTGGCCCATATCGCGGAAGGAGATGAAGAGCCGCCCGTCGGGCGTGTAGATGGCCTGGTGACGGTCGCCGGTGAGCGAGCCGGGCAGCTGCACGGGCCTGCTCCAGGTCTCCCCTTCGTCGTTCGAGAAGGTGATGAAGGAGTTGAAGGTGCGGCTGTTCTCGCGCAGCAGCATCGCCAGCTGCTTCCCATCCGGAGAGCGGATGAGTCCTGGCTCGCAGAGGTCGGCGAGAGAGGCGGTCACCACCACCTCCGGCTCTCCCCAGGTGAGCCCCCCGTCTGTCGAGCGCGTCTTGTAGACCACGAATTGCCCGGCCTTGCCCGAGTTCCTGAAGAAGCGACCGTCGTCGTGGAAGAAAGCCAGATAGTCGCCGCTACTGGTGCGCACCAGGTCGGCCATGGCCACGATCCCTCCGAAGTCGCCGATCGGCTCCAGCGGTGTCCACGTCTGTCCGTCATCTTCCGAGTAGGACATACGGATCGGATAGAGCCCCGAGAACATGATCAGCCGACGCGTGCCGTCCGGCGCCACCACGCGGTAGATCGTCGGCGTCTCCTGCGAGGTGGCCCAGTTCTCCGGGACGGGCAGCCGCTCGCTCCAGCTGTAGCCTCCGTCGGTGCTGCGCTTCAGCACGACCGGCCCCTTTCCATGCCCCTTCGGATAAACCGCCAGCATCGTCCGCCCGTCCTCCAGCAGCACCGTGGTGGGATGACCGAGGTACTGCCCCGGCTCCCGGTCCACGATCACCTGCAGCTCCGTTTCCCCCGCCAGGTCGATCTGCGGAATGCTGAACCCCCGCGGCGGATCTGCGCGGTCGTACGGAGGAGAGGGGAAGGAATCCGCGCCGCCTGCGCAGGCGGAGAGCAAGAAGGCGAAGAGAACGAGTCTGGCAATCATGGCGGTGGTGGTTGGAATTACGGATTACGAATTACGAATTTTGGCATTCGGGAAATTGAAACCACAGAGGTCACGGAGGACGGCGCAGAGGTCGTAGAGGTTTGGCTCTGCCTGGTGAAGAGCGATAACATTTAATCCATTGTTAATAAATAACTTAATAGATATACGACTTGTATTCGATCTGAATGTTATCATCAGACTTCCTTCCTCTGCCCTGTGTGCAAACCACCATGACTTCTGTGGTTTGCCAGTAATTCGTAATTCGTAATTCGCGCTTACTGACCAGCAAGCGCTTTCCAGCAGTAGAGCAGCATGCGCGGAAGGTGGAACGGTCCCTTCCACACATTCCCTTTGAGGCGCACGGAGAGGCTGCCGTCACGGTGGAGGTAGCCGTACCATTCGCCGTATTCGGGGTCGGGAAAGTGGGCGAAGCTCCAGTCGTGGACCAGGCGATGCCAGCGGGCGTAGCGCTCCTCGCCGGTGAGCTGATAGGCGAGGAGGGTGGCGATGGTCGCTTCGCAGTGGGGCCACCAGAACTTCATATCGTGCCAGTATTCCTGTACGGGTAGGCCTCGCAGGTCACGGTAGTAGAACAGCCCACCATACTCGTCGTCCCAGCCGCGCTCCCACATCCAGTCGAGCATCTGCGTGCCGAGGCGGATCAGCTCCGGATCGCGACCGCGCAGCTTCGCCTCGTGCAGGATGAACCACGCCGCTTCGATGGCGTGTCCGGGGTTCAGGGTGCGGCCGTCGAAGTGGTCGATCAACTCACCCGTCGGGCCCACGCTCTCCATCACCACCTCGAGCTCCGGCTTCACGTGGTAACGCCGGATCTCCTCGATGCAGCGGTCGATCTCTGCCTCGCAGCGAGGGTCTCCGATGGTCTCCCGGATCACCTGGGCCAGGTTGATGGTGATCATCGGCACGCCGATCCCGCGCATCGGGCGCACACGAGGATCGACCTTGGGCTCCAGTAACCCGGGCGTGGTAGTGTAGCGCAGGAAGCTGCCGAAGATCTCCCGCGCCCGTGACGCGGCGGCTTCGTCCCCGGCGGCCCGGGCGTACGCCGCGAAGGCCGCGGCGGCGAAGGCCTCGGAGAACACGTAGCGACGCTTGCGCAGCGGACGTCCCTCGCGGGTCACCAGGAAGAACATCTGCCCGTCGTCGTCGAAGCCGCGCGCCTCGAGGAAGTCGAGCGTGCGCCGGGCCTGCACCAGCCACTCCTCCCGCGGCTCCACCTCCGAGTAGAGCGTCGCCATCATCCAGGCGAATCGGCCCTGCTGCCAGATCCCTTTGTCGGTGTCGATCACGGTGCCGTCCCTATCGAGCGCGGTCATGATCCCCCCGTGCTCGTAATCGACGCCGTGGCGAAGCCAGAAGGGGATGCAGTCCGTGAGCAGGGTGTCCCGATAGAGATCCGCGAGCATCGCTCGCTCTTTGGCGGATAGCCCGCCGCCATCCGAACCTACGGCCGCCGCATTCGTGCTCACCGCAAGCGCCCCCAGTCGAAGAAGCCGATCTCCTCCAGCTCCGCGCGCATCCGGGCGACGGCGTCGGCGGAGAGCGGGTCCTGCGGGAGGCGGCTCGGGCCGCAGTCGAGCCCGATCAGCGACATCACCGCCTTGAGGCCCGAGCGGCCACAATGGCGGTAGATCACGCGCACCATCTCGCCCGAACGGGCCTGGAGCTGCGCCGCCTCGGACAGCTCGCCGCGCTGGACGTGCTCGATCATCCGCAGGTAGAGCGGCGCGGCGAAGCAATAGGTGGAGCCCACGGCGCCGCGAACCCCGAAGGCCAGCGCCCCGAGCAGCATCTCGTCCACCCCGAAGACCACGTCATGCGCGCCGTGGTCGAATCGCTGCGCCACCTGCAGGTGGTGCAGGCGGGTGTCCGAGAACTTGATCCCGGCCATGTTGGGGATCCGCTCCGCCGCCAGCGAGAAGAGCTCCTCGAGGTCCGGGTCGACACCGGTGAGCGACGGGATGTGGTAGTAGTAGAAGGGCAGCTCTGGCGCCCCCCGGGCGATCTCCGCCAGCGAGTCGACCAGGGCCCGCGTACTGCCGGGTTTGAAGTAGGAGGGCGGCATGGCCGAGATCGCTTCGGCGCCGATCTCCTGCGCGTGCTCGGCGAAGCCGCGGGCTTCTGCGAGGCTGTTGTGCCCCACCTGGACGACGGTGCGCAGACGCCCCTTTGCCGCCTGCACGTAGGCCGCGGTTACCTCCCGCCGCTCAGCGGCGGAGAGCGAAGGTCCCTCCCCGGTGCTCCCCACGATGTACAGTCCGCTCACGCCGTCCGCCTCGAGCTGATCCACCAGGGCGGGAACGAGGTCGAGGTTCAGAGACCCGTCGGGGTGGAGTGGCGTGAAGGTGGCCGCGATCAGGCCGCGGAGGCGTCGTTCGGGGGGGAGGTTCATGTTCCCGGCAAGCAATCGTGACTGTGATCCTGAAGGTGTCTGCGCCGGTCAGGCGGTGTAAATTCCTGCGGTCTGCGGCCGCCCGGTCTCTAACGGATCGCCCGCTGCTCTGCGCAGCGTGTAAATGGTCAGCCCGTCGAGCGAGCGGGAAGGGCCGCCGGTGAGCACGCTCACTACGTACCCGACCACGACGCACACGATGATTCCCACGGCCGCGTAAAGGAAGAAGTGGACGGGAGTGTAAGTCCTCACCAGGTAAAGCACGACTGCGCTGGTGAGGGCGCCGACCAGGGCACCGGTCCCGTTCGCTCGCCGGGTGAAGATCCCCAGGACGAAGAGACCCGCAAGCCCTCCTCCGAAGAGGCCAAGCATCTCCAGGAACACGTCCCAGAGCGAGCCCACCTGCCAGGTGGCGAGCACTACTGCGCCTCCCGTGGCGATGACCCCCAGCAGCACCGACAACGAGCGCGCCAGCCATAGGCGCCGTGTGGCAGAGGATTCCGGCACGAAGCGGCGGTAGAAGTCGGTCACGATCGCCGAGCTGACGCTGTTCACGCTGCTGCTCAGCGTGGACATGGCCGCCGCGAAGACGCCGGCGATCAGCAGGCCGGAGATTCCGGCCGGCAGCTCCTGCACGATGTAGTGCGGGAAGATGGTGTCGGTCGCCAGCGGAGGTGCCAGCCGCTCGGGGTGCTGCTTGTAGAAGACGTACAGCGCCGTGCCCAGGCCGAAGAAGATGAACGCCGCCGGGATCGTCAGCAGGGCGTTGGTCCAGATCGAGCGCGCCGCCCCGGCCTCGTCGCGCGTGGTGAGGTATCGCTGCACTACCGCCTGGTCCGCCGTGTAGGGGACCAGATTGCCCAGCAGGTTGCCGACGAGCACCACCCAGACCGCGGTGGTGGTGTAATCCCAACTCCAGGTGAAGGTGTGGAACTTACCGTTCTGAGCCGCCGTGGAGATCAGGCCGCCCAACCCTCCGTCCACGGCGGTGATCATCAGCACCAGGCTGAGGAGCGCACCCCCTACCAGCACGACCACCTGCACCACGTCGGTCCATACCACCGCCTCGATCCCGCCCGCGGCGGTGTAGAGGGTGGTCACCAGCCCCATGAGCAGGATGGCCACGTAGAGGTCGAACCCGGTCGCCGCCGCGAGCGCCAGCGCCGGGAGCAGGATGACGATTGCCATCCGCCCGAGCTGGAGAAGGATGAAGGACAGGCTTCCGAACAGTCGCACGGGCAGGCTGAAGCGTCGCTCGAGGTACTCGTAGGCTGTCTTCACCCGCAGCCGGCGAAAGAAGGGCAGGTAGAGGAAGACGACGATCGGCGCGACCAGCACGATGCTCGCCTGGCCCAGGATGTAGACCCAGTCGGTGTCGTACGCCTTGGCCGGGATGGCCATGAAGGTGATGGCGCTCAGCTGGGTGCCGAAGATGCTGAGTCCGGCCGCCCACGGCGGGATGCCTCTGCTCAGGAAGAAGTCGTCATCGCTCTTGCCGCGGCCGGCGAAGTAGAAGCCCATCCCCGCCAGCCCCACGAAGTATCCCGCCAGCACGAGATAGTCGAGCCCCCCGAAGCCAGCCTCTCGAGTGTCCGCAGGCCGCTGCGTAGCGGCGAGGATCACCGGCGTGCGCACGCCCGGCCGGATCTCGCCGCTGGGAATGACGATGCGTCCTCCCCACGCCACGGTCGGGGTATTGACGTGGGCCGCGGGCAGGCTGTCGCCCCGCACCCAGGTGTTGGTGATCGTGTGATAGAGCAGCGCCTCCCGGCGAAATCCCGGGTGACGGTCAC
Above is a window of Longimicrobiaceae bacterium DNA encoding:
- a CDS encoding AGE family epimerase/isomerase, whose amino-acid sequence is MLADLYRDTLLTDCIPFWLRHGVDYEHGGIMTALDRDGTVIDTDKGIWQQGRFAWMMATLYSEVEPREEWLVQARRTLDFLEARGFDDDGQMFFLVTREGRPLRKRRYVFSEAFAAAAFAAYARAAGDEAAASRAREIFGSFLRYTTTPGLLEPKVDPRVRPMRGIGVPMITINLAQVIRETIGDPRCEAEIDRCIEEIRRYHVKPELEVVMESVGPTGELIDHFDGRTLNPGHAIEAAWFILHEAKLRGRDPELIRLGTQMLDWMWERGWDDEYGGLFYYRDLRGLPVQEYWHDMKFWWPHCEATIATLLAYQLTGEERYARWHRLVHDWSFAHFPDPEYGEWYGYLHRDGSLSVRLKGNVWKGPFHLPRMLLYCWKALAGQ
- a CDS encoding adenylate/guanylate cyclase domain-containing protein, giving the protein MGSSTPSQRRQLVAVWFADIVGFSDLASANEDDAVRLVDAFQACASEHVQRQGGRIVKYVGDAALAEFHSTEQAAHSACDLVQDFVTRFGAQLRVGLHVADVAVGKDEDLLGDGVNLAVRLQAEADPGEVVVSEDAWRQLRQREGFTWEEIGERRVRGQVEPVRLFRVRLAEEPVVPSEPRPPDALDRARRGFRRRGGSRLRLPDARRMTVGIATAVLIGVAGLAIRARSDGWLAALGGYGGSSDPSADSLADIPSYDPTRIAVLYFDDYSDDQSLGYMASAATEALINSLDDVEGLTVVPEVAVKPFRHSDIPLDSIIFALKVGTVIDGNLTRSGDRIRVTAQLIDGNSGEQLGSGRLDYVGTDVLELQEKVVDLLGRVLRSQLGREIRMREIERSTDSPRAYEALMRAESYREEYQRLRRWDDEAARRALHRADTMVARAESLDPRWAEPVIRRAWYLRDLSILEGPLPGYLDDYWSGQALTHAERAVALDGAAAYEIRGLLRFGLAMNATGEERQRLFSQAEADLREATALDESRTVAWVKLSELLVSQGRFSEAVLASERGSRADAFLSNNVDALHQAYYSALQIGATEEANDLCLQGRVRFPTSADFVLCRLFALASFPEVEPDLAHAQALVDTLAQLVPQDDQSVFRAYGIMLSAEVAARAGLRDSAEALIRQSRSVNDFPMLSYNEAHARLLLGEQQEAVQLLEKWLEVDPDTAYLAGDWWFEGLHDNSRFRALLGRHDPRLIPGSRPR
- a CDS encoding sodium/solute symporter (Members of the Solute:Sodium Symporter (SSS), TC 2.A.21 as described in tcdb.org, catalyze solute:Na+ symport. Known solutes for members of the family include sugars, amino acids, nucleosides, inositols, vitamins, urea or anions, depending on the system.), with the translated sequence MRPLFTAPVMALMIGLGSTVDHARAQDAPASRGWYSWEQLAELPEPLGVAGPCAGVSNGALVVAGGAHFPVPLLSGGTKVWTRATWALSSADRGELRWHTSDSLPQPRGYAVPFTVGDEVLCLGGGNAEEHFADVLSLRWVNGRVVAEERLPPLPEPVAFASGARVGEVLYIAGGVRAPGDSVAQRTFWSLDLTNPSAGWRRLEPWPGPARYDAVAASLNGAFYLFSGVEPHSDAAGGISYNFLTDAYRYRPGQGWERLADLPWPVAAAPSPAIPLGPSHLMIFGGNDGSLVGGTEELGDRHPGFRREALLYHTITNTWVRGDSLPAAHVNTPTVAWGGRIVIPSGEIRPGVRTPVILAATQRPADTREAGFGGLDYLVLAGYFVGLAGMGFYFAGRGKSDDDFFLSRGIPPWAAGLSIFGTQLSAITFMAIPAKAYDTDWVYILGQASIVLVAPIVVFLYLPFFRRLRVKTAYEYLERRFSLPVRLFGSLSFILLQLGRMAIVILLPALALAAATGFDLYVAILLMGLVTTLYTAAGGIEAVVWTDVVQVVVLVGGALLSLVLMITAVDGGLGGLISTAAQNGKFHTFTWSWDYTTTAVWVVLVGNLLGNLVPYTADQAVVQRYLTTRDEAGAARSIWTNALLTIPAAFIFFGLGTALYVFYKQHPERLAPPLATDTIFPHYIVQELPAGISGLLIAGVFAAAMSTLSSSVNSVSSAIVTDFYRRFVPESSATRRLWLARSLSVLLGVIATGGAVVLATWQVGSLWDVFLEMLGLFGGGLAGLFVLGIFTRRANGTGALVGALTSAVVLYLVRTYTPVHFFLYAAVGIIVCVVVGYVVSVLTGGPSRSLDGLTIYTLRRAAGDPLETGRPQTAGIYTA
- a CDS encoding dihydrodipicolinate synthase family protein, which codes for MNLPPERRLRGLIAATFTPLHPDGSLNLDLVPALVDQLEADGVSGLYIVGSTGEGPSLSAAERREVTAAYVQAAKGRLRTVVQVGHNSLAEARGFAEHAQEIGAEAISAMPPSYFKPGSTRALVDSLAEIARGAPELPFYYYHIPSLTGVDPDLEELFSLAAERIPNMAGIKFSDTRLHHLQVAQRFDHGAHDVVFGVDEMLLGALAFGVRGAVGSTYCFAAPLYLRMIEHVQRGELSEAAQLQARSGEMVRVIYRHCGRSGLKAVMSLIGLDCGPSRLPQDPLSADAVARMRAELEEIGFFDWGRLR
- a CDS encoding sialidase family protein encodes the protein MIARLVLFAFLLSACAGGADSFPSPPYDRADPPRGFSIPQIDLAGETELQVIVDREPGQYLGHPTTVLLEDGRTMLAVYPKGHGKGPVVLKRSTDGGYSWSERLPVPENWATSQETPTIYRVVAPDGTRRLIMFSGLYPIRMSYSEDDGQTWTPLEPIGDFGGIVAMADLVRTSSGDYLAFFHDDGRFFRNSGKAGQFVVYKTRSTDGGLTWGEPEVVVTASLADLCEPGLIRSPDGKQLAMLLRENSRTFNSFITFSNDEGETWSRPVQLPGSLTGDRHQAIYTPDGRLFISFRDMGHESPTKGDWLAWVGTYEDLLEGREGQYRVRIMDNKRQWDSTYPALELLPDGTIVATTYGHWTEGEEPYIVTVHLRMEELDARVRALGETRGG
- a CDS encoding TIM barrel protein, which codes for MTTGSGSAGEIKQSVCKWCYPDIPLDEFAAAVKQIGIQSVELLSPDDFPILKKHGLICAMVNGPSAINNGWNRLENHDRFVPAFEERIRQVAEAGFPNVICFSGNRDGMDDEEGLENCVVGLRRILPTAERYGVTICMELLNSKVDHPDYMCDHTAWGVELVKRLDSERFKLLYDIYHMQIMEGDVIRTIRENHQYIAHYHTAGNPGRHELDESQELYYPAIMRAIKETGFQGYVAQEFVPTREPLVSLAEAYRACDV